The sequence below is a genomic window from Spiroplasma gladiatoris.
AATCAGGAATTGATGTTCAACTAAAAAGAAGAAGAGATACATTATTAAAACTAATCGATGCAGTTAAAGGAAGTATTAAGTTTGAAAAAGAAGCATTAACAACAGTTACTGCAATGAGAACAGGTATGGGAATTGAAGGTATGATAAAAAGTCAAAAAGCAATGGATACTCTTCAAAAAGGCATAAATATCCAAATGGAAAATTATCCCGACTTAAAATCAACTCAAAGTATAAGAGAATTAATGAGTGCAGCAGCTGATATTGAAGAAGATATTGCAGCACAAAGAAGAATTTATAATCAAAATGTGGGGACTTTTAATCAAGAAATTCAAGTTTATCCAAAAAATCAAGCAGCTGCTGCTTTGAAATATGTAAGTAAGTACTTTTTTGAAATTACAGAAGCTGAAAGAGAAGATGTAGTTATTAATTTTGAATAAAATTAATAACTTTTTTTATTTAGAATATAATATTTGAAAGAAAGAACGATTATAATGATAGCGCAAGATCAAGAACTAAATAATATAAATAATAATGCAAATCAACCAATTAAAGCTAGTTTTATAGGAATGGTTTTTTGAGTATTTTTATGATTTTTAATAATTCCATTAATTGTACACATTGCTTTATTGAATAAAATAAAAAAAGCAAAAGTAAAAACTCAAGAACAAGAAGCTAATATTGATGTATATTTAAAACAACGAAGAGATTTACTTTTAAAATTAATAGAATCAGTTAAAGGAAGTATTAAATTTGAAAAAGAAATTTTAAATACTCTTACTGCAATGAGAACAGGTCAAGGACTTGATCAAATGCAAAAAAAAGCAACTATTTTAAATAGTATAAGTGAAAATATAAAAGTGCAAATTGAAAACT
It includes:
- a CDS encoding LemA family protein; translation: MITPNIENNINANANKKPQRNAFGTFIWYASFILLLPVFLHIGNINSLRRINVKVSEAESGIDVQLKRRRDTLLKLIDAVKGSIKFEKEALTTVTAMRTGMGIEGMIKSQKAMDTLQKGINIQMENYPDLKSTQSIRELMSAAADIEEDIAAQRRIYNQNVGTFNQEIQVYPKNQAAAALKYVSKYFFEITEAEREDVVINFE
- a CDS encoding LemA family protein, whose protein sequence is MIAQDQELNNINNNANQPIKASFIGMVFWVFLWFLIIPLIVHIALLNKIKKAKVKTQEQEANIDVYLKQRRDLLLKLIESVKGSIKFEKEILNTLTAMRTGQGLDQMQKKATILNSISENIKVQIENYPNLKSTSAIKDFIIAIESLEMEISNARDNYNQAVSEYNQILSSYPSNVVAKFNKEKYRSFFEVADWDRDDIEINL